The proteins below are encoded in one region of Nitrospira sp.:
- a CDS encoding alpha/beta hydrolase: MLDGLFVYHPHPWDERDWRKASGLPLEDVWIRTPTGSQIFGWFVEASRGAPVVLWCHGNAGNLTHRLENLRDLHGLGLSVLVFDYRGYGRSPGHPSEPGLYEDALAAFDYLIVRRRIRPERVVLFGRSLGGVVAGEVASQRPASGLILESTFPSIESVAKIHYWGLPVHLLLGARFRLVDRLPHLSLPTLVIHGDQDDIIPLSLGRAVFEGIKGRREWYVVHGAGHNDLPWVGGRTYYARLNEFVGTLGIR, translated from the coding sequence TTGCTAGACGGTTTGTTTGTGTACCATCCGCATCCGTGGGATGAACGCGATTGGCGGAAAGCGAGCGGTCTGCCATTGGAGGATGTTTGGATCCGTACCCCCACGGGGAGCCAGATATTCGGGTGGTTCGTGGAAGCCTCACGTGGGGCGCCAGTTGTGCTGTGGTGTCATGGAAACGCCGGCAACCTCACCCATAGACTGGAGAATCTGCGAGACCTGCATGGACTCGGTCTTTCGGTCTTGGTGTTCGATTATCGGGGGTACGGACGAAGCCCGGGTCACCCTTCGGAACCGGGACTGTATGAAGACGCCCTCGCGGCGTTTGACTATTTGATCGTTCGACGTCGGATCCGTCCAGAGCGAGTGGTCCTCTTCGGTCGGTCGCTGGGAGGGGTGGTTGCGGGAGAAGTCGCGAGCCAGCGCCCTGCGAGTGGGTTGATTCTGGAGTCAACTTTCCCATCCATCGAGTCGGTCGCCAAAATTCATTATTGGGGCCTACCGGTCCACCTCCTCCTTGGAGCACGGTTCCGTTTAGTCGATCGGCTCCCACACCTTTCACTTCCGACACTCGTCATACACGGTGATCAGGACGACATCATCCCCCTCTCGCTCGGTCGCGCGGTTTTCGAGGGCATCAAAGGACGAAGGGAATGGTATGTGGTCCACGGTGCAGGGCACAACGACCTTCCCTGGGTAGGGGGGCGTACCTACTATGCACGCCTCAACGAGTTCGTTGGCACGCTGGGAATTCGTTGA